A window of Trichomycterus rosablanca isolate fTriRos1 chromosome 5, fTriRos1.hap1, whole genome shotgun sequence contains these coding sequences:
- the LOC134315281 gene encoding collagen alpha-1(XIII) chain-like: MEVDRKVSGGGRTCVEHQCKSSARVRWTDACGAALLCVALCCLSLGFCVMVYVRTSELQDRVFSLEKHREPHQSVFLEQLEPVLLKRLDQMLEEKLASRLPKTREIRDVSHACLCPPGPPVSTIDLFLC; encoded by the exons ATGGAAGTGGACAGAAAAGTTTCTGGTGGTGGAAGGACTTGTGTAGAGCATCAGTGTAAAAGCAGTGCCCGGGTTAGGTGGACGGATGCGTGCGGCgcggcgctgctgtgtgttGCGCTCTGTTGCCTCTCGTTGGGATTCTGCGTGATGGTGTATGTGCGCACCTCGGAGCTTCAGGACAGGGTGTTCAGCCTGGAAAAGCACAGAGAACCTCATCAATCAGTCTTTCTTGAGCAGTTAGAACCTGTGCTCCTGAAGCGCCTGGATCAGATGCTGGAAGAG AAATTAGCCTCACGTTTGCCGAAGACAAGAGAGATTCGGGATGTCTCCCACGCCTGTCTGTGTCCACCAG